From the genome of Geobacter sp. SVR, one region includes:
- a CDS encoding molybdopterin-dependent oxidoreductase, whose product MPKLIIDNIPVEVSEGTNVLDAAHSVGIPIPHFCWHPALGKAGACRVCAVKILDGPAKGLQMSCMLPAQDGMVVSTTDDEALAMRKSVIEWLMINHPHDCPVCDEGGECLLQDFTIAGGHGRRRYDGRKRTYLNQFLGPYIEHEMNRCIQCYRCVRFYQEYAGSTDFGAMGRASMIYFGRQQDGQLESPFSGNLVDICPTGVFTDKTARFRARYWDYDMAASICPHCSLGCNTIPAARYRELLKVVARRNDAVNGWFICDRGRFSNAAVNAPDRPRQPLVDGTPVEWDAALGTLAERLREFLTVHGPQALAIVGSPRMSHEGNIMAARLKELTGAGMLSYFPNAEEARHAMEAAERVTPGGPASLADVRAADLIVLPEGDLLAEAPMMALAVRQAWRNGARIYKIVPEAASAGNRTDSREAGDMYRIVTVTSPADVPLTEAKRGVVIHRPGTDMPKTDESAARHAFILNGPNAFGCAVLAREYGAMALSEALASGAVKGILSFEADLAELPPGVRVLASVDWQAGSVMQRAEVTLPATAWVEMEGTFVNNEGRAQRFDQVMRPGLPIKGLDPDRHPPREFGKEAPGGDLRPSWQIISDLLYRLGGEYRHPLSGCWASLNTLDSSGEGIPIR is encoded by the coding sequence ATGCCGAAATTAATCATCGACAACATACCGGTTGAGGTTTCCGAAGGGACCAACGTGCTGGATGCGGCTCACAGCGTCGGCATCCCCATCCCCCATTTCTGCTGGCATCCCGCTCTGGGCAAGGCCGGTGCCTGCCGCGTCTGCGCCGTCAAGATCCTGGATGGTCCCGCCAAAGGGTTGCAGATGTCCTGCATGCTACCGGCCCAGGATGGCATGGTCGTCTCGACCACCGACGACGAAGCGTTGGCCATGCGCAAAAGCGTCATCGAGTGGCTGATGATCAACCACCCCCACGACTGCCCGGTCTGCGATGAAGGGGGCGAGTGCCTGCTGCAGGATTTCACCATTGCCGGAGGCCACGGCCGCCGCCGCTATGACGGCAGGAAACGGACCTATCTCAATCAGTTTCTCGGCCCCTACATCGAGCACGAGATGAATCGCTGCATCCAGTGTTACCGCTGCGTGCGATTTTATCAGGAATATGCCGGCAGCACCGACTTCGGCGCCATGGGCCGGGCTTCCATGATCTACTTCGGACGGCAGCAGGATGGCCAGTTGGAATCCCCCTTTTCAGGCAACCTGGTGGATATCTGCCCCACCGGGGTCTTCACCGACAAGACCGCCCGCTTCCGCGCCCGCTACTGGGATTACGACATGGCAGCCTCTATCTGCCCCCACTGTTCCCTTGGCTGCAACACGATCCCGGCGGCACGCTACCGTGAGCTGCTCAAGGTCGTGGCCCGCAGGAACGACGCCGTCAACGGCTGGTTCATCTGCGACCGGGGGCGCTTTTCCAATGCCGCCGTCAATGCACCCGACCGTCCTCGCCAGCCGCTGGTGGACGGCACCCCGGTCGAGTGGGATGCCGCCCTGGGCACGCTGGCGGAACGGCTGAGGGAATTCCTCACCGTGCACGGACCGCAGGCCTTGGCCATCGTCGGCTCTCCCCGCATGAGCCACGAGGGCAATATCATGGCGGCCCGCCTGAAGGAGCTGACCGGCGCCGGCATGCTCAGCTACTTTCCGAATGCGGAAGAGGCCCGGCATGCCATGGAAGCCGCCGAACGGGTCACTCCGGGCGGTCCGGCCTCGCTGGCCGACGTCCGAGCGGCCGACCTGATCGTTCTGCCGGAGGGGGACCTGCTGGCAGAGGCTCCGATGATGGCCCTGGCAGTACGCCAGGCCTGGCGCAACGGCGCCCGGATCTACAAGATCGTCCCAGAAGCTGCCTCAGCTGGCAACCGCACCGATTCCCGGGAAGCCGGCGATATGTACCGGATAGTGACTGTAACATCCCCGGCAGATGTGCCATTGACCGAGGCCAAGCGGGGTGTGGTGATTCACCGCCCCGGAACGGACATGCCGAAGACAGATGAGTCCGCGGCCAGACATGCCTTTATCCTGAACGGGCCCAACGCCTTCGGGTGCGCAGTGCTGGCCCGGGAATACGGTGCAATGGCGCTTTCCGAGGCCCTGGCAAGCGGCGCCGTCAAAGGGATACTCTCCTTCGAAGCCGATCTGGCGGAACTTCCGCCAGGGGTACGGGTACTGGCCTCCGTGGACTGGCAAGCGGGGAGCGTGATGCAGAGGGCCGAAGTGACACTCCCTGCGACGGCCTGGGTGGAGATGGAAGGCACCTTCGTCAACAACGAGGGGCGCGCCCAACGCTTCGACCAGGTCATGCGGCCCGGGCTGCCGATCAAGGGACTCGATCCTGACCGCCACCCTCCCCGCGAGTTCGGAAAAGAGGCACCTGGAGGTGATCTGCGCCCATCCTGGCAGATTATCTCGGATCTGCTGTACCGCCTGGGTGGGGAGTACCGCCACCCGCTCAGTGGATGCTGGGCATCACTGAACACCCTGGATAGCTCCGGGGAAGGGATCCCGATCCGTTAA
- the nuoF gene encoding NADH-quinone oxidoreductase subunit NuoF, protein MEQILFRHNRPDRVVRFDEYCAEGGYAALRKALQEMSPDDVQQAVIDSGMRGRGGAGFPTGRKWSFVPRDLPGPRYLICNCDEMEPGTYKDRVLLEKNPYLLVEGMALACYALGVEHAFIFIRRGYEKGAAELAEAILQSQKAGFLGSGIHGTNFNLTLDLHQSAGRYICGEETALINALEGKRANPRAKPPFPAVKGLWGQPTVVNNVETLANIPAIIGRGAEWWKAQAATPEAAGTKLFCISGHVSSCECLELPLGITLGEVIDGPCGGMRPGSSFKACIPGGASTPYLTKEHWQVPLDFDPVAKAGSRLGTGGIVVFDHTTCMVAATLNLTRFFARESCGWCTPCREGLPFVVHILDKIEQGHGTPSDIDILREHVHRLNYAFCALAPGAMGPVEGLLRLFEDEIREHITKGTCPF, encoded by the coding sequence ATGGAACAGATTCTCTTCAGGCATAACCGGCCGGACCGGGTTGTACGCTTCGACGAATATTGTGCCGAAGGGGGCTATGCCGCCCTGCGCAAGGCACTGCAGGAGATGTCCCCGGACGATGTCCAGCAGGCGGTGATCGACTCCGGCATGCGCGGGCGCGGGGGGGCCGGATTTCCCACCGGCAGGAAGTGGTCGTTCGTGCCGCGCGACCTGCCCGGACCGCGCTACCTGATCTGCAATTGCGACGAAATGGAGCCGGGCACCTACAAGGACCGCGTACTGCTGGAAAAAAACCCCTATCTGCTGGTGGAAGGCATGGCCCTGGCCTGCTATGCCCTGGGGGTCGAGCATGCCTTTATCTTCATCCGGCGCGGCTACGAGAAGGGGGCGGCCGAACTGGCCGAAGCCATTCTCCAGAGCCAAAAAGCGGGTTTCCTGGGTTCCGGCATTCACGGCACCAATTTCAATCTGACGCTGGACTTGCACCAGTCGGCCGGACGCTACATCTGCGGCGAGGAAACCGCGTTGATAAATGCCCTGGAAGGCAAGCGCGCCAATCCGCGCGCCAAGCCCCCCTTTCCGGCCGTCAAGGGGCTGTGGGGCCAGCCGACCGTGGTCAATAACGTGGAAACACTGGCCAACATCCCCGCCATCATCGGCCGGGGCGCGGAGTGGTGGAAAGCGCAGGCCGCCACGCCCGAGGCTGCCGGTACAAAGCTCTTCTGCATCAGCGGCCACGTCAGCTCCTGCGAATGCCTGGAATTGCCGCTGGGCATCACCCTGGGCGAGGTCATCGACGGCCCCTGCGGCGGCATGCGTCCCGGTAGCAGCTTCAAGGCCTGCATTCCCGGCGGCGCCTCCACCCCCTACCTCACGAAGGAACACTGGCAGGTGCCGCTGGATTTCGATCCGGTGGCCAAGGCCGGTTCCCGCCTGGGCACCGGCGGCATCGTCGTTTTCGACCACACCACCTGCATGGTCGCCGCAACCCTCAACCTGACCCGTTTCTTCGCCCGCGAATCATGCGGCTGGTGCACCCCCTGCCGAGAAGGGCTGCCATTTGTGGTGCACATCCTGGACAAGATCGAGCAGGGGCACGGGACCCCATCAGACATCGATATATTGCGGGAACATGTCCACCGCCTGAATTATGCCTTCTGCGCCCTGGCCCCCGGCGCCATGGGACCGGTGGAGGGACTGCTGCGGCTGTTCGAGGATGAGATCAGGGAGCACATCACCAAAGGTACCTGCCCGTTTTGA
- the nuoE gene encoding NADH-quinone oxidoreductase subunit NuoE: MIPQALKQELLHRVKEAITPREAAVDVMKALQQHYGWLTDEAVGEAADVLGLSPLQVEELATFYEMIYRRPVGRTVIHVCDSISCWAMGGETLLKQLEQRLNVSAGGTTDDGSITLVPCSCLGNCGDGPALMIGDRLYGPVSMEKAEQIISGLPSAP; this comes from the coding sequence ATGATTCCTCAAGCGCTGAAACAGGAACTGCTCCACCGAGTAAAAGAAGCCATCACCCCCCGCGAAGCCGCAGTGGACGTGATGAAGGCGCTCCAGCAGCATTACGGCTGGCTGACGGACGAGGCGGTCGGCGAGGCTGCCGATGTGCTGGGACTCTCGCCGCTTCAGGTGGAGGAGCTGGCCACCTTCTATGAGATGATCTATCGCCGGCCGGTGGGACGGACGGTTATCCATGTCTGCGATTCGATTTCCTGCTGGGCCATGGGTGGCGAAACCCTGTTGAAGCAGTTGGAACAACGCCTGAACGTCAGTGCAGGCGGAACCACGGACGACGGCAGCATTACCCTGGTGCCCTGTTCATGCCTCGGTAACTGCGGCGACGGACCGGCCCTTATGATCGGAGACCGCCTGTACGGTCCGGTCAGCATGGAGAAGGCGGAACAGATCATTTCCGGGCTGCCCTCTGCACCCTGA
- the hemW gene encoding radical SAM family heme chaperone HemW yields MFTRIYVHIPFCRSKCPYCAFVSSQGREGEIDDYVALLLKEMQAVRKKVATAGPLDSVYFGGGTPSLLPPSQVAALLERVNGLFDLKDDAEITLEANPATIDDRCLKAFRTAGINRLSIGVQSFDPRMLALLGRIHSPAQAVDAITSARRAGFGNIGIDLIHALPGQTPAMWRLDLEQALRMAPEHISVYGLSIEEGTPFAERYADDSPLPDQDLAADMFEEADTLLTAGGYDHYEIANYARPGFRSRHNSGYWHRDGYLGLGAGAHSFLRDSACGTRFGNVPDLEGYAAALDRNDLPRCDVSKLSRQEAMAEFMYLGLRLAEGIRFAAFEKEFGQSPVTLYGEIFQKLSKAGLMEADHCSVRLTRKGMLLSNRVFAMFLP; encoded by the coding sequence ATGTTTACCCGCATCTATGTCCATATTCCCTTCTGTCGCAGCAAATGCCCCTATTGCGCCTTCGTCTCCAGCCAGGGAAGAGAGGGGGAGATCGACGATTACGTCGCCCTGCTGCTCAAAGAGATGCAAGCGGTACGTAAGAAGGTCGCCACCGCAGGCCCGCTGGATTCGGTCTACTTCGGGGGAGGAACGCCGTCGCTGCTGCCCCCTTCCCAGGTCGCGGCCCTCCTGGAACGGGTCAACGGACTGTTCGATCTGAAGGATGATGCCGAAATTACCCTGGAGGCAAATCCTGCCACCATCGATGACCGCTGCCTGAAGGCGTTTCGGACGGCCGGCATCAACCGGCTTTCGATCGGGGTTCAGTCCTTCGATCCCCGCATGCTGGCCTTGCTGGGGCGCATCCATTCGCCTGCCCAGGCAGTGGATGCGATAACGTCGGCACGCCGGGCCGGTTTCGGCAACATCGGCATCGATCTGATCCATGCCCTGCCGGGCCAGACCCCGGCCATGTGGCGCCTGGATCTGGAACAGGCGCTGCGAATGGCGCCCGAACACATCTCGGTCTATGGCCTGAGCATTGAGGAAGGCACCCCCTTTGCCGAGCGCTATGCCGACGATTCGCCTCTGCCCGACCAGGACCTGGCGGCTGACATGTTCGAAGAGGCCGACACGCTGCTGACCGCCGGCGGCTACGACCATTACGAGATCGCCAACTATGCCCGTCCCGGCTTCCGCTCGCGCCATAACAGCGGCTATTGGCACCGTGACGGGTATCTCGGGCTGGGAGCCGGCGCCCATTCTTTCCTGCGGGACAGCGCCTGCGGCACCAGGTTCGGCAATGTACCCGATCTGGAGGGCTATGCTGCCGCGCTCGACCGCAACGACCTGCCCCGCTGCGACGTCTCGAAATTGTCACGTCAGGAAGCCATGGCCGAGTTCATGTACCTGGGGCTGCGCCTGGCCGAAGGCATCCGCTTTGCTGCCTTCGAAAAGGAATTCGGCCAGTCCCCCGTAACATTGTACGGTGAAATATTCCAGAAGCTGTCAAAAGCAGGGCTGATGGAGGCGGATCACTGTTCGGTACGCCTTACGCGCAAAGGCATGCTGCTCTCCAACCGGGTCTTTGCCATGTTTCTGCCCTAA
- a CDS encoding cytochrome c yields the protein MKRALTLIAAFAAVALLTVAAQAENKGEQIFAQKCAMCHKANGKGGAIGPDLSKISARMKEQDLKGKLENPKKSNPSSSMPSFKTLPKADMDALVGYLKTLK from the coding sequence ATGAAAAGAGCATTGACGTTGATTGCCGCATTCGCCGCCGTGGCACTGCTGACCGTGGCAGCCCAGGCCGAGAACAAGGGAGAGCAGATTTTTGCCCAGAAGTGCGCCATGTGCCACAAGGCTAATGGCAAAGGGGGCGCCATCGGCCCCGACCTGTCCAAGATTTCTGCCCGGATGAAGGAGCAGGATCTCAAAGGCAAGCTGGAAAATCCGAAGAAATCCAATCCTTCCAGCTCCATGCCGAGCTTCAAGACCCTCCCCAAGGCAGATATGGATGCCCTGGTAGGGTACCTCAAGACCCTGAAATAG
- a CDS encoding ATP-binding protein, with amino-acid sequence MMLDPALTAQLKRVLTSLEQLLPRPIPSIDWTATIAANWRKHSFVGYLEPLEDVERIALPDLLGIDEQKSVVEENTRQFLAGLPANNVLLWGTRGTGKSSLVRAILNSYADRGLRVIQVDKDDLVHLPDIVDAVKGQPFRFIIFSDDVSFEVGESSYKMLKSALDGSVYAPPENVLIYITSNRRHLLPEYETDNLGAMLVKNEIHHGETTEEKISLSGRFGLWVAFHPFSQEQYLEVVCQWIGRLCARMGSEPFWDEESRQAAILWSRQKGDSSGRIAYQFASHWVGKCLLAGVRES; translated from the coding sequence ATCATGCTTGACCCCGCATTAACCGCTCAGCTCAAACGGGTGCTGACCTCGCTGGAACAGCTCCTGCCCCGTCCGATCCCCTCGATCGACTGGACCGCCACCATTGCCGCCAATTGGCGCAAACATTCCTTTGTCGGCTACCTGGAACCGCTTGAAGACGTCGAACGGATAGCCCTGCCGGACCTGCTCGGCATTGATGAGCAGAAATCGGTGGTGGAGGAAAATACCCGGCAGTTTCTGGCCGGGCTGCCGGCCAACAACGTGCTGTTGTGGGGCACGCGTGGCACGGGCAAGTCATCGCTGGTTCGCGCCATTCTGAACAGTTACGCCGACCGGGGGCTGCGGGTGATCCAGGTCGACAAGGATGATCTGGTGCACTTGCCGGATATCGTCGATGCCGTCAAGGGGCAGCCATTCCGCTTCATCATTTTCTCCGACGATGTTTCCTTCGAGGTGGGTGAGTCCAGCTACAAGATGCTGAAGAGCGCCCTGGACGGCTCAGTCTACGCCCCACCGGAGAATGTGTTGATCTATATCACCTCCAACCGGCGTCATCTGCTGCCCGAATACGAAACCGACAACCTCGGCGCGATGCTGGTCAAGAACGAGATCCATCACGGTGAGACTACCGAGGAGAAAATTTCTCTCTCAGGGCGCTTCGGACTGTGGGTCGCATTCCATCCTTTCAGCCAGGAGCAGTATCTGGAGGTCGTCTGCCAGTGGATCGGCAGGCTCTGTGCCCGGATGGGATCCGAGCCGTTCTGGGATGAGGAGAGCCGACAGGCCGCCATCCTCTGGTCCCGCCAAAAGGGAGACAGTAGCGGCCGCATCGCATACCAGTTTGCCAGCCATTGGGTTGGAAAGTGCCTGCTTGCGGGAGTCAGGGAATCCTGA